The sequence TCCAACCGAACACGGCTCGTGGGGATTTCTTTTTGAACCGATAGTTGCGGGCTTAGCGGTCGCCTTTTCCGCGGCAGGCCTTTGGATTGCGGTTGCGGTGATCGGGGCATTCCTCGCACGTCGCCCACTGCAGGTACTACTCACGGTGTGGCGACGCGGCGATCCGAACATGATCGCTCCTGTCGCAGCGAATTTTCTCACGTCTTTCTCTATTCTGATCGGCGGAGGCATCGTGGGGGCCGCCGTATCGGGCGGAGGGCAGTGCCTGATCCCACTGGCCGCGGTCCTGCCGCTGGCTCTCTTTCAACTTTGGTACGAGGCGGCACGGCCGGGAAGGCAGCTATTTGCTGAGTTATCGGGCGGCATCGTTATGGCCGCGACAGCCGCGTCAATGGCCCTTGCAGACGGCAAGGGCTGGACAGTGGCGGCCGGACTGTGGTTCATTTTCGCCGCACGCTTCCTGCCGTCGGTGCTTTACGTTAGAAACAGGCTGGCATTGGATAAAGGGAAGCCGATGTCGTTTGCCCTTCCGATCCTCAGTCATGTCGTCGCTTTGGGCGCCGCGGCCGCACTAGCAGGATCCGGCATCATCCCGCTCCTGCCGGTTGCGATGTTCATGCTTCTATTCCTGCGAGCTGCCATCGGCCTCTCACCGGTACGGAGAAAGGTCAAGGCGATGAGGATCGGCGTGTGGGAAGTAATCTACGGTGCGTTACTCGTCGCCGT is a genomic window of Chloracidobacterium sp. containing:
- a CDS encoding YwiC-like family protein; the protein is MLPTEHGSWGFLFEPIVAGLAVAFSAAGLWIAVAVIGAFLARRPLQVLLTVWRRGDPNMIAPVAANFLTSFSILIGGGIVGAAVSGGGQCLIPLAAVLPLALFQLWYEAARPGRQLFAELSGGIVMAATAASMALADGKGWTVAAGLWFIFAARFLPSVLYVRNRLALDKGKPMSFALPILSHVVALGAAAALAGSGIIPLLPVAMFMLLFLRAAIGLSPVRRKVKAMRIGVWEVIYGALLVAVVIIAYSYTIAT